DNA sequence from the Cottoperca gobio chromosome 10, fCotGob3.1, whole genome shotgun sequence genome:
GTGACATGGTGATTTGTAATAAAACAGACAGTGCCAGACTAATTTGTGAGTCGCTCTGCACTTAggcgcacaaacacacgcacagtcACAATGCTTGCTCATTCCAGCTATCTTCTTTCCTCCAGCAGATAAggttacacattttaaataaaacatcttaaacATAGAGTTTGAGTAGTACAGCTTTGGTCATGAGTTGTGTACAGCCTCACCCAGAGTTAAAGCAAGTGTGACCATTACATCTCTGGGTATAGGATCTGCCTTAGGGTCTACATCACTACCAAGATTTACTCGTCTTGCTTTTCATCATGTAAAAAAAGGGAGCAAGAACACACCGTTATGCATAATGATTTTGTACcactggtttaaaaaaaaaaaaagaggtagaAAATATAGGAAATCCACATTTGCATTGATAAAACAAAATGGAGTACATGGGTCTTACATCACAGTATTGATCAGTAATAAACTTGCCAGTATTGACATCTTGACCATGTTTAGAGCCAGTAGTTTCAATAAGTCACGTTATGTTACTATGAATGACCGTAGTGAGGGCATAAActccaaacaaataaataatctcatgccatttataacagcaaaaacaaacgaCTGGCCTTGGACAGTAATTGGCGCTTCCTCTTTCTGCATCTCAGTGCAGAAGTGAAAGCAGTATGACTGCTGCCTTTGTGCAGTCACAGGACAAACAGGCACTATTGGCaatggcaaaacaaaaaaacaaaaaaaaagagagagaaaaagttcTCCAACCATGATCACATCACTGACCAAAAGGATGGGTAGGGCTCGCTGTAGCGCCACAGACATCCCCTGACCATTACATTTGACAGAGGCTCTCCAAAAAACTTCTGCCCATGAGCTACTGGCTGGCCGCAAAAGGTCTAATTATGGGCTCAGGCAGGGTTGGTGGATAAAAGCAAAGGGGACCTCCCAGACATAACAAGCCAGCTGGGCAGATGTACCAAACCACTTGACTTTGCAGTGAGCCAAGCTTGCTGACTCAATTAGCTGTTTAAAGAAACCAAGCGATGTGACTCAGGACCAGAAAGGATTATTTATAAAGCTGGAGGAGAAATTACTGTCCAGTGTGGTGGTCACAAACAGGCTGGtacagagacagggaaaacTCCCAACATCTGTGAATGATTTGATCTTTTTAGCAATACAGTATTGCCCAAGGGATTGCTTTAACCTGCAGCTACACGTATTATTAGTGTCGCTGCAGTATAAAAGAGAAAGGGAATTTAAAAGGGAAGTAAATACAGTTGAACAATAAGTTGGTGCCATTTCAAAACAACAGGACAGTTCCCGTTCTGTCTGGTAAGTGGGAGTGACTGACAGCATGGATGTGAAAGAAAGACGTATACCAGCAGGGTTTAAGCAAATCACAACAAAAGCAAGAGTGTGTTTAAGTCTCGTCTGTAAACTGCAGTGGGCTCAGAGGGCTAAGTAAAGAGAGGTCAGACCATGTCCAATCATCGTACACGAAAATTGAAAGACAAACAGCCACTTACCTCCACTTTTAAGGACGAGCATCCTCTTAAAAACTCCTTGATGTTGGTAATGCAGTCGGCTTCAGTTCTCGGATCCTGGCAATACTGAGCACacaagatataaatatataatcacaAACTACGGCTTAGTATGGCAGACAGACATCTGACACAAGCCTAACGCCGACGTTACACTCATTTCACTTAGTTACACATAAAAGCGCATAAAGTAATGTTGTTGTAGCATATGGTAACCTACAGTTAACACAATAACTGTGGATTCTTTCTGAGTCTCCTTCATGAATACAAAACCATTAACACCACAGAAACGTCAAAGTAGCCAGATTTAAGCAAAACATCCGCTCACTTttcaaactttcaaaataaagttcttAATAACGACCGCGTTGCAAAATAAATATGGAGGACAAGTTTGACTTTTCGTTGGTTTTAAGTccacactgttttgttttttttagagcaATATATGCCAACAAAACAGAAAGGAGCAGCAACAAACTATGTACTAAATCATACACGAGAGAAGTTACTACTTCCGGTTTTATTCTGGTTCAGCTTTATTGACGCCGCTTTTTTCAAAGGGGGAGGTCGCACAGGGAAGTCTTTCAGAAGGAAGTGACGAACTGTCTTGCAACTGTTATTTGTCATTATCAACTTTGTCATCTCAACAACTTAGTGTGTAATTAATGTTGGTTTATCAACGTCAAAAAGTTGTTTAAATCCGAGTCCTGTGTAATCCCCCTGCACAATGTCTCCGATATGGTCTGGGTCCAATGTTTCATGCACTCTTCCTACTGAATAATGTGTCCTGTTTTGGTGGGTGTTCACACCGACTCACTCATGTCAAGAATGCGGAACATTTTCCTTGCTTCACAGGAAACCACAGATTGAAATAGCACATCTTAAAACTCAACAAATGCAGCTGTAATGCGATTACTTAGGCATCATACCAAACGCACAGGCGCTTATTAAAACTTCACGGCCCGAGTAGTGTGAGCTACAAAAAATGAAAGGCCTGCTTGCAGGGAGAAGTTCGTGTCTTTATCATTTTCATCAAACCCCTCCCTTTCTTTCACGAGGAGCCGTCGATCATTTGGCATTTGTTGACTTACTGAACTTATATCAACAACTCACCTTAGGAGTGAAGCCAGGTATGAGTCGCTCCGTGAGCTTGCACAGGACGACCCCATCCTTCAACGATGTTTTCAGAAACTCCTCCGGGTCCGCGATGTTCTTTTTAGGCGAGCTGAGCACTCCGAGTGATATTAACCACGTTACTGTCTGCTCCTCTGGATTCATAGctccacaaaatgatcattgcCTAAGCACGCATtgctgtataaaaaaaaaactggcgGCCTGTTCCGTATCAATATGCAACTCACATCCGCACTTCTGctagaagtttaaaaaaagaaaagaaaaagaggcggTGGGGGAAGGACGACTCTGTTTCTACACGCAGAACTGATGATCACCCCTACTGGCAAATAGGCACCTCAACAATAGACAGGAGTCGTTTTCCTCTGCAAAGTAGCACATGCTGACAGGGGGCACTTTCTCTAATATCGTGTTACAAGCTAAAAATGCAGCAATGATTAGGAAACTCCTCCAGGGGGCTGATATCTGAAGTGCATCAACATAACTGGCAAGAGAAAGATGTAGGCCAACCTCCTACTGTAGGAATAACTCAGGATGTGATCATTGGGCCTGACGTTTATTATTACACTAGCGTTGAAACCCACAGAATCCTCAGTCTAGTTTAaacttgtgtgtgcatgctgacGTTTTCTGATATAGCAATAGTTACACAGCTTGTATTGCTTTATCAAGCAATGTAAGTAAACTCAATATGGATATTTGCAGGAGGAAATAGGTTTGGCAATCAGTAAGGTAATAGCTGATCATGTTAAATGTTGGTTTATCACCAATAGAGAAGCTTCAGAATTGCAATGGCAGTATGATCAATTAAATACGATTGTTGCAAGCAGCCATCACAAACCCCTCAGTcccatttaattaaatttctTTCATTACAAAACTGATCAAACATgtctttttaaaagtctttatttaaaaagaacacCAGAAAACAATTATGAGCAAatcctcagcctgtgttcctcCTTCGTTCAACTCGCATTTCCACGTGAAGAAAAGATTTACCAGCACTCTCAACAGAAGCCTGGGACAGCATCTGAAAAGGCAGTAAACATTACAATCAACTGATTTAATAGGATTTAATTTACAGCAATATAAATCCACTAAACAtttccaaaatacattttctcaattATTATCAAAAGTTACCTTTATTTTTGCAGAGCACTTATTGTACATGTACTACAATTAGTCTGGTAGACTGGCGCACTGTTTCGTTGGTCCAACAACTTCAGGACACAATTCAGGTAAGTTGCAAGGGCAGTTGCCTTGAAGGGGTGTTCATCCTGCAATGAGAAACATACAATTAACATGTTGCCCTTCTCTTAATCATGTATTCATaaagaaacatcagaaaattatttttatagTCCTTGGTCCGACTGCGAATTTGCTTCAGCGATTGTTTCCAGTTTGGCAGTTGGGACGACGGTGTTCTTCCAGAGGTCTCCATTGTTTGGATTGGCATGCTTGTGGAAAAGGTTTTGATACTGAGAAAACTGCCCTTAAAATTTAAAAATGGCTTTTAAATTTTCACCAAGAAGAAGTTCTTACATAATACTTAGGACATCTTTACCTAAGATTTAAAAATGCAGGGTTGTCAATTATTTTACTGAGGTTGGACGATTGGTTAGGCaaaaatggtcattttgtgggctCACTTGGCAAAATGGCGGTTAAACTTTCATTGCTGAAAAGAGACGAAACTTCTTGGGATGTTGCTGCACTTTGGACAATGTTAGCTGATGAATTCGGACTACAATGAAAATGGCCCATTCAGTTGACCTCCTTTATCTTTTGTCCTCTGAGGCAAACGTTGTCTTGAGTGTCACCCTTTGAGGGGAGATTGCAATACAGGACAATGAGAAACTCATTTACAGATGAGAAACAAAGAGGTTTGCTTTGCTTACCAGCTGTTGACTACCAGTCGAGTTGCATTTGGTTGTTGTTGCCTTTGGTTTTTCTCGTTGCATGCCATCAAATGACTAGGGGGATGGATCCATTTCCAAGGAAACTACATTGGAACATTCTGACAGTCACATTTGCCTAACCCTTGAAAACAGTAGCGTCCAGTTGTTGGCACATTTGTGTTAAGAAGGAACTCAAGTCATTCGACTATTTATAGAGCATGTGCAGAGACTCACCTATGCTTTGCAGAAAACGTTGTAAAGGAGATTTCGTAACTCAACATTCATGTTACGGTTTCTTGTTTTGAAAATCGATGAGCAGTGGTCAAGATACAACTAAAAGCTTTATTAGAGTAGGAAAGCCAGACTGATAGGGTATTGCAGATTCCAACAGCACTGAATGTACAAAAACGAACTTGGTAACTGTACTGTTACATGAGCAAGAGaaatactaaaaaaaaaaaaactttacacATAAAAAACTGGAAAGGTCAAGATACACGTCAAAGCTAAGCTTCATATTTCACATATTTCGACATGGCTAGTTTGTCTTGTTGTCAGATTTCTTCCAAAACACTTGTAACTGTGCACGGTGACTAATGTTTGCTTTAATGTGATTTCCAAGTCCAGTTCAGTATCTGCTGCGAGCCATCCCTCTATCGGGTCGATTGCTGCCACGGCCGCCACGTGGCCCTCCACGACTTGAGCTGCTGTACGAATCACGAGGAGGGTAGCCTCTCTCAACAGGGGGAGCTGGGCCCCTCTCCTGCCTGCCCATTCGCTCGCCACGACTAGGTGGATACGGCTCACTCCGACTGCTGGGGTAACTGTCACGACTGCCATAGCCATCCCGGGAACTGCTGCCATAGTCATCGTAACGACTGCTTCCACTGCTCCCACCATAGGATGGTGGGGGGCCCCGTGAAGTTGGGGCGCTGCGAGAGTTACCTGCAGGGTCAATGGGTCAGGTAATTGGCACGGTTCAACTTATACATTTCCTTGCACTGTGAAGTGCTCATTTTTGGCCAATAGAATTCATTCTGACTAATAAATTAAATGGACGACATGATTATATGTCCCATCATGAAATCGATCTTAAGTTTAACATGGATATTTAGTTGATATGGCCAGTAACAAATCCAAGCACAGGGAATAAATGGGCAGTGTTACCCATTTCAGCATGCCATTGATTTGAGAAGCCATTTTTCCTTTTAGAGCTCCAAGTGTTAGAACTGCAGGTAAGGACGAGGTTTTCAGAGTTGTCTTGATGGTGTTTTGAACGTTACTCCTTGAGGGAGTGCTTTGCTAGGCAACACATACCGAGTGGTCAACGGTTGTTTCCAAGAACTTTATGGGGTTCCTTATGGTTGCACGCTCTCTGGGGCACATTAAATATTGTGCGTTATTTCTGCATGATTTTGCCACAAACACTGATTCTTTTGTTGAATGCAGCAGTAACATGTGGACACAGCTTTTGAATACAATTTAGTTTTTCAGTTGAGATGCCAATGGTCATATAGTTCTAATAGCATGAAAATATGCAACTTGGGTTGCAGGTCAGGAATGCGGCAAAGGGtaagaaaaaaaatcttaaagAGGCTGCCTGAAATGCGGTTTCCTCTGGGGAGGGGAAAAACTGCAGGATCTTGTGACTGGATGGTCAATGGAAtgatttggttgttttttttcgtGCAGCTCTTCTTTGTGCCACAGTGGAAATCTGTCGTCATTACACTCTGGAGTCATATCTTACCGTAACCATCATATGAATCTCTGTAGGAGCCACCACTGGAACGGTCCACATAGCTTCTGGGTTCCCGGCTTCCCCCATAACCCTCGCGGTCACTACATAATAGGAacaattgttattttttaatttaatgaaaacatttttaaacggACCGGGTGAGATCAAAtctaattttttatttttgtatgaatCCATACTCATACCTGTATCCTCTTGACATTGAGCCATAGTCATCTCTGGAAGTGGAGTTTGAGTATTCTCTGTATGAATATTCTCTTTGAGGAGGTCCATAGTCCCTTGAATCTCTGGAATTATAATCCCGACTGGAGTAGCTGTGAAACATAGCACAATTAACTGCAAAACTGAAACCATGATATGCTAAATGTTCTTTAATGTTTTGCCTAACATCTATACAGTGAAGTTTTCTGGTACACTAAAGTAAATTGAAAAAATGTTAGCGAGTTTTATCTTCTCAGATACAGGACAGCCCAGTGTCAGTTGCGTATgagttttcaaataaataaagaaaaaaaaaacagattgagATTCAagtagcaaaaaaaaacaacaacccccGGCCGCTTTCATTTTAAACTTTGGTCAGTTAGTGTATAACAAAACACTGTGAAGACATCAGAAACAAACATTCCAATTATGTTTTTCAGCtcaaagacttttttttttgtcccacCTATCTTTGGAGCTGTAATGGTCATCTCTTGGTGATGGATAATCATCCCTCCTGGACATCATGGAGTCTCTGCGAGGAGGGGGTGGACCATACGGATCCCTGTCTCTTGACATGGGGGCTGAAATACAAAAAGTACCAAACTGGCTTATAGTCACTGAATAACCCTGAGGTGCACACAGCCAATCTGGGTATTTGCGGGAAATCTAGATAAATGAAAATCCTCATTtgttataaaaatgtgttgaagTCTACACAGCCACCACACTTACTTCTGCTCATGGGACCAGATGGTGCGGACCTCTTGGGTGGGGGACCTCCGTTACGATCTGGGGGTCCTCTCTTCATCGGAGGGGGACCTCTGGATGACATCCCTTTAAAGAAGGGTTCTACATTCCCTGAATTATCATGGTAGTCTTTTCACAGACAAGAAATGCAGATATTACAAAACCTACATTCAATAAGAACATTTTACCATCAACTCaactgatcaaataaataaatttacCTCTGGACGGTGGGCTCCTCATTCCACTTGAACCTCCCCTGGAACCACGGGGTCCTCTGGGTGGACCACGACTGCGGGGGTGCATGGGGGGTCCTCGCCTGCCAGCACTCTCGAACTGTGGTTTTGTCGCTTGCTCCACTTTGATAGGTTTGCCATCAAGGGACTGTAGTAGAAGAGTTACAGTTACAATCACAACTTCAAGCGGATTTTTTTTGAAGATTATGGCCAATTAAAGATAGTATTTACCTTTCCATTCATCTCACGTGCTGCATCCTTTGCATCAGCCGGACTTTCAAAAGTAACAAAAGCAAAACCTCTGGATTTGTTTGTTTCACGATCTTTCATCAAAAGAACTGAAATGAGGAAATACAGAGTAAGAGCGTGTGCCTTGACTGATAGTTTAGAATGATTACATTATCTGACAAAGGCAAAACAATAATCTATTGTGCAACAGTTTAACATTGGATTCCAGCTCCCTGCAATAAAGACGACACTACAGACTAGTAAACAAGCACCTAAACTCAGAATAGACTTCGTTTTATGTCAAAGGAACACAAATGtgcttgatttattattaaaacaatgaatacCAATAAATTCACAGATTCATAAAGGgcaatttacacacacacacacacacacacacgatgtctTTACGATTGCCAGGTTAGGGCACAAACATTGAACTGAAGCAGCATAGCGTTCACGTTAAATATGGTATCTAGAGTTAACCACGGGTACGCATTAAGAATACAATGTCCAACAGTAGTTACGCTCGCACCTTCGACAATCCTGCCATATTTGCTGAAGTACTGCTCCAGGGCCTTTTCGGTAGTCTCGGTGTTCAGTCCACCGATGAAGAGCTTCCCTGGTCGGTCTGCCTCTGCCATGCTACTAAATACACCACATGAAACAGTAAACGTATCGTACATAGACATTGAACCTTTGAGAATTTGATAAACACAAGCATGAAACGTTGTATTTGCCCTCGCTTTCTATATATTGCTGGGGTGACTACCTTGTTGCTGGTAAAAGTCTTGAGCTGTTGAATGCGCAAAATGGCGATAAACGGGCCAGCTGTTTTAGCTAGTTACttggctaacgctagctagcaaGTATTCAAGCTACTGACGGGGGACTCGAGCTTTACAAATGGCAACACGCTACTttgaaaacacttaaaaaaaacacagctatGAAGTTTATATAAAGTATGCAATCAGGCAGCCATCTGTTATCAGACTGTAATATGTCGCGGCTTTGGGTAAGCTACGGTGCACAACGGCTGTTCCCATGGATGTATAACGAACCCTGGTCCTCGcccttatttctttcttcttctccttcttttctacTTCCGGCAGACCAGGCGCCCCAAGACGTAATGCTGCCGCCTACAGACAGAGAGCGTCTCCTTCTTTGGGTTTTATGGCTGATCAGCTTTACTAAAAAGGTGTATATCGCCACCTAAATTACCGGAGTAAGTAGTATGACACGATGCCCTGGATTACTTTACATCATTAGGTAAATAAAGTAAGAATTAAATGATAGCATTAATAATTAACGAAACCCCCCAAAACAAATCTCTATATTCTATGATATATTCCTAGCTAATTTTCCACAACCACtttccaaagaaatagggggcagtatatCACCTCTAATACTTGGTCTATACAATCTAAATTTACAGTCataagttattttaaaaagcttaCTATAGTGTATTATcctttgtttatgtttcatattttagttgtagtagtttgtcatatttattttattctacgTTTCAGAGTATTGtaattcattatttgtattgtgtattgtattctatagctatatctctctctcttctagtgttgatatgtttactgtgtatgttttcTCCTGTGTAGTGCCTGcctttcagtcagtcagtcagtcagtgggcaagaatacacAAAATTCGAcaaaactgctgaaactctgagagcctgTCAAAATAACACTTCTATCTAATAATCTTCAAATGGAGTTTAGCCatctgtgtctttactgtgGCCTTTACGATCAACATACCATTACGTTTTTGATTGATCAAGTTTGATTATTGGCTTGGGTCCGgacttgtatttttgttttgtctttcccACTGACATAGTACTGATTTGCCAGGCAGGGAGAGTGATGCAGCTTGGGGGACAGAGCTTCAGACCTTCCACCTTTAAATTCTCATTTAAAGTGAGATATATATCAGTTTGATGAATGGGACTTTTTGTATAAGAAAACATGCAGGTATGGTATCCAACAGTATCAAACTCAGCCATTCACAAGTAGTTTAGTGAAATAAGTCCTTTCTTTGGCAATTGGGGATCAGGTGTTTCTCCAGCTAAAAAGGACACGTTTGCTTTTGGGATGGTGATCATTTGAGAGCATAtatacaggtcatttagcggatgctcttatccagagcgacttacagtgaaacTAACTGCAGGGaaagtctccctggagcaacttggggttaagtaccttgctcaggggtacaatggtggcagccctggtattgaacatAGCCTATATACTATATGGCATTGTATTGCATGATTCCAGGCCTGAATTTGTTTCTTCACTAATTTCTTCAagcttttcctctaatttgtttgtatttcactAGAATCAGCTTGATAAATGTGAGACTTCCTATATGAAGAGAATTGTACTGTATTGAAGAATCAGAAGCTGTTTCTCTTagtataaagaataattcattgGATACACAAGTAAAATCCAAAATAGGTCTACCTCCAAATAATTGCAGTTAGTTACTTTCAACAACAGCTAGAGAGATGGTGGTGTCTGCAGGGTAGGCTACACGTCCTGTTTGAGTTTTTCTTTCGTGTCAACCGTCTTTATATAATCTCTCAAATGAGTTACTATAATCGGAATGTAATATAACTACacacttatttttttatcttactTTCCCATTATACTTTGTTCTACCCCCTTATTCcttcataatatattatttcCTAAACATATGTGCAGTATAAAGCACAATATTGTTCGTATAAAGAAACTAGGACGTGTATGTCGGAATTGATAAGCAACGTCAGTACTTCCACGGTGTCAAGACggttaaaactaaatatgacGTCCTATTTTTCTCCTTTCAACTTAAAATAATTGGCGTTGTACATGTTGCtcagtttgaaaatgtaatcgtttttaattgtattaatacaTAAAAGTACCTTACACACGGTGCCATGGATGTATCAACATCAGCTGTTAATGTATAAATCCTACATACTAACAGATTACTTATTATAcgtatttattttgaaagtaaaaTCGTTTAACTTCCGGAGACAATCTTTGGTTTGACGTCACCGATGCTGTGAGACAGTCGGGTCAGCTCAGCTACTGCGTCCCTAGCAAAAAGACGTAGCTAGCTAACACAGCTATCAAACATTCAATTTAATTAGAAGGAACACTCTCGTTTTACAcaattatataacatattagaAGAACTGTGTCCTCGGTAAAATGAAGAGGCGAACACACTTTGGTTTTGTGCTGGTTTTTTCGCTAATTTCGTATTTATGTTTGTGCTCGGCGTTTTATCTTCCGGGTTTAGCCCCAGTGAGTTTTTGTGAAGACGGCAGTGGCGGTGAAGATTGTCAGGTAACGTTATGTTTAATTGACGAGACTCACAATTCTTATGTGATGTAGTGAATTGTCGGCTGTATTTGGCATTAGCATGtattcatttcaatgtgtgtTCTTCCTTAAGCTGGCTAGCTAACCAACCCCTTTATTTAGGCCCCGGCTATTACCTGGAACCGTTGCACTGGCATAATAGTTTAATGCATAAACTAACTGAGGTGTTTGCCGGTTTTCACCAGCCTACTTGGGAAACCGAAAGCACgaggagagaagtgtgtgtgtgtttctgaaggAGATTAGAGGGTGGTAAAAGCCTCAAAAGAACTCTTGTAAAAGTAAACGACTCTGTGCGTTGACACTTATTCatatcatttattcattagAAATAATAGTCTTAATTTTACTTGGCCACTGCTTTGCAAACGCGACTTTACAAATACCAGGAAATGTTGGACTGAGCAAGACGTCGGGATGTAGCAAATCATTCACTCCTTTGAGAGACAGATCAAATATAACCAGCATACCGATATATCACATTACGCCGGAGTAATTTACTCCTTATTAACATTAGTTGTCTGAATGAACCTAGAACATGGTCAGCTTTTGGCCCGAGTGAGCCAGCTTTTTTTTTAGtgaaacacatactgtatagacTGAAAGACAAACTGTGTTTGCTTCTTTACAGACAGTGATTCAGCTGTTCGTCAATCGCCTGGACTCGGTAGAGTCAGTCCTGCCTTACGAGTATGATGTGTAAGTAACGTTTAGTTTCTCCTTGATGCCATTTATGAAATGTCTGGATGCACCTATGTTTTCCAGCTCAATAACATCTTCTCATTGCGTGTGTGAAGGTTTGACTTTTGCAAAGATATGAAGGAGACGAGGCCTTCTGAGAACCTTGGACAGGTCCTGTTTGGTGAACGAATTGAGTCTTCACCATACAAGGTGGGTGTTAACCAGAAAATCTAAGCCTGAATCTCTTATGTGTTTGCTTATATTAGATtccatatacattttttaaagatattttataGATGCGACATGACTCTCATTTGTCTTTTCATAGGTGAGCTTCAAAAAAGATGTTAAATGCCAGACTGTGTGCACAAAGAATTACCAGAAAACCAACCAGGAGAATGTAGCCAAACTGGATTTTCTTAAAATGGGAATGCAGCTGAACTACCAGCACCACTGGTGTGTAATTGCAAACAACACTAACGATTTTGTTTGAGTGGGGGAAAACAGCAGTAAATCAAACAGACACAAGCGAGCACATGACTTTATTAATCATGTAGTTCTTTGAGGTAAACCTACATTTTTTTCAGGATAATTGACAACATGCCAGTGACATGGTGCTATGATGTGGAAGATGGCCAGAAGTACTGCAATCCGGGCTTCCCCATTGGCTGCCTCGTTACCTCAGATGGCCGAGCTAAAGATGCTTGTGTTATCAATGTGAGTTGTGGTTTCTGTCTTTGAACGTGTACTCTGCATATTAAGTTTGACCTAATTGCTCCTCTGCTTGTAAAGTGGTCTTCATTCTGATATACTGAGTTACCCGGGATCTGTCAAGGGTGTCCCAGAAAGATGGAGTAATTTAgaagtttaaaaaatacaaagccCTATGTGTAATCATTTCAAAGTTCTAGTTTTATCTAGTTGCTCATTTTAGTGAGTATCTATAGAGCATATgatattgttgttttatatatcttttatataaTTACTAAAGCAAAGTCACTAATGCAAAAATATGACATTATCAGAATTGATGGGTTCAGGCCACACTGATACATTGACATATGTAGTTAAAGGTTAAATTGGAGGTCAATTTATACAATTCTTTGAATTGGCTAATTTAGTATCAAAGACatacagatgtttgtttacaagtcTTTCCCCAAGGAATCTGAGTACCTTGTATTgaaggtttttttattttttcagtctGAGTTCAACAAGAAGAATACATTTTACGTCTTCAATCATGTGGACATCAAGATCACTTACCACAATGGAGCATCAGAAGGATGGAGAGGGGCTCGGCTGGTCGCTGCCACTTTGGAGCCAAAGAGGTGATTGTTTTTGGTGGTAGATTGTCAACATATTTTGTAAACATTGTCAACATGTTGCAACTGAATGACAAGTTGCCATTCAAAACCAACATTAGGATTGATTAATAATCTAACATGaacatttttgtgtgttttgcgcACAACAGTATTAAACATGCAGATGACAAACACCCCAATTGTGAAGGAGGAACCCCCATGGAGGTCCCTGGGGTGTTTGAAAATGATGTAGCTATAACTTACACCTACTCTGTCACATTCGAGGTAGGCCTCCAAACTATCTGACCAATTGTATTATCTAAACTAATTGTAcgtaactaatatataactagTT
Encoded proteins:
- the rbmx gene encoding RNA-binding motif protein, X chromosome isoform X2 codes for the protein MAEADRPGKLFIGGLNTETTEKALEQYFSKYGRIVEVLLMKDRETNKSRGFAFVTFESPADAKDAAREMNGKSLDGKPIKVEQATKPQFESAGRRGPPMHPRSRGPPRGPRGSRGGSSGMRSPPSREPFFKGMSSRGPPPMKRGPPDRNGGPPPKRSAPSGPMSRTPMSRDRDPYGPPPPRRDSMMSRRDDYPSPRDDHYSSKDSYSSRDYNSRDSRDYGPPQREYSYREYSNSTSRDDYGSMSRGYSDREGYGGSREPRSYVDRSSGGSYRDSYDGYGNSRSAPTSRGPPPSYGGSSGSSRYDDYGSSSRDGYGSRDSYPSSRSEPYPPSRGERMGRQERGPAPPVERGYPPRDSYSSSSRGGPRGGRGSNRPDRGMARSRY
- the rbmx gene encoding RNA-binding motif protein, X chromosome isoform X3, with product MAEADRPGKLFIGGLNTETTEKALEQYFSKYGRIVEVLLMKDRETNKSRGFAFVTFESPADAKDAAREMNGKSLDGKPIKVEQATKPQFESAGRRGPPMHPRSRGPPRGPRGSRGGSSGMRSPPSRDYHDNSGNVEPFFKGMSSRGPPPMKRGPPDRNGGPPPKRSAPSGPMSRTPMSRDRDPYGPPPPRRDSMMSRRDDYPSPRDDHYSSKDSYSSRDYNSRDSRDYGPPQREYSYREYSNSTSRDDYGSMSRGYSDREGYGGSREPRSYVDRSSGGSYRDSYDGYG
- the rbmx gene encoding RNA-binding motif protein, X chromosome isoform X1 → MAEADRPGKLFIGGLNTETTEKALEQYFSKYGRIVEVLLMKDRETNKSRGFAFVTFESPADAKDAAREMNGKSLDGKPIKVEQATKPQFESAGRRGPPMHPRSRGPPRGPRGSRGGSSGMRSPPSRDYHDNSGNVEPFFKGMSSRGPPPMKRGPPDRNGGPPPKRSAPSGPMSRTPMSRDRDPYGPPPPRRDSMMSRRDDYPSPRDDHYSSKDSYSSRDYNSRDSRDYGPPQREYSYREYSNSTSRDDYGSMSRGYSDREGYGGSREPRSYVDRSSGGSYRDSYDGYGNSRSAPTSRGPPPSYGGSSGSSRYDDYGSSSRDGYGSRDSYPSSRSEPYPPSRGERMGRQERGPAPPVERGYPPRDSYSSSSRGGPRGGRGSNRPDRGMARSRY